The proteins below are encoded in one region of Ereboglobus luteus:
- a CDS encoding glycosyl hydrolase family 65 protein, with amino-acid sequence MNEYSSWIVETEGFDAGEVAKNGSKFMIGNGAVGVRGTLDEFSREQLVACTLSGLYDKVGDLWREPVNAPNPFFLRITCDGAPVSVLDSACTVLRHTQSVDMRGAVHARDTVFQTSAGIVLRVQSERWLSLDDTSLGASRIRITPDRPCKLTVELGIDGDTWDLNGPHLTHFQAHEEDEIDTLCALTHENAIPVVVAQAVQRDPHSPGVFSFNAENSIVRRFDIEAMAGHTCSFTKFAAFSFGQNARQDAVAACRRALAIGYDTMLGASRAIWDRRWANSDVQIDGDAVAQLGMRHSIYNLLIVAPQTDRASIPARGLSGQVYKGGIFWDTEIFMLPFFDHTQPALSGALVRYRIRTLDGARRKAAEYGCRGAFYAWESQDTGDDACTHFNVTDVFTQRPMRTYFRDKQIHVSADVALAIWRHYHMTGDAGVLLDGGAEVILECARFFISYAWYKPEKDRYEILDVVGPDEYHERVNNNAFTNVMVRATLRIALDAINALGEIDASFQAKLIKRLDYEDDLVRLRDMIDKLHMPAPDKVTGIIPQFDGYLKLEDIGVDELKKRILKQHEYWGGGHGLATTTQVIKQADVVLMLHLFGDEYADEVKRANWEYYESRCEHGSSLSACAHALVAAATGGGERAYDYFLRTATIDLTGESKQFLGAHYIGGTHPAANGGAWMVAVQGFAGLRIGREHIILNPSLPKKWSKLVFRFQWRCQWFSVCITPGQAIITADSANTAPVAFCVAGKCRALSPGEKLS; translated from the coding sequence ATGAACGAGTATTCTTCCTGGATTGTCGAAACCGAGGGTTTCGATGCGGGTGAAGTCGCCAAAAACGGGAGCAAGTTTATGATCGGCAACGGTGCGGTCGGTGTTCGCGGCACACTTGATGAATTCAGCCGTGAACAACTCGTCGCCTGCACGCTCTCCGGCCTCTATGACAAGGTCGGCGATCTCTGGCGCGAGCCTGTAAACGCGCCCAATCCGTTTTTCCTGCGCATCACCTGCGACGGGGCACCCGTGTCCGTGCTCGACTCCGCATGCACAGTCCTGCGCCACACGCAGTCTGTTGACATGCGCGGTGCTGTTCATGCGCGTGACACCGTTTTCCAAACGTCCGCCGGGATCGTGCTTCGCGTGCAGTCCGAACGCTGGCTTAGCCTTGATGACACCAGTCTCGGGGCATCGCGCATCCGCATCACGCCGGATCGCCCTTGCAAACTCACCGTGGAACTCGGCATTGACGGCGACACCTGGGATTTAAACGGCCCGCACCTGACGCATTTTCAGGCGCATGAGGAAGATGAGATCGACACCCTTTGCGCGCTCACGCACGAAAACGCCATCCCCGTGGTTGTCGCACAGGCGGTCCAGCGCGATCCGCATTCTCCGGGCGTTTTCAGTTTCAATGCGGAAAACTCGATCGTCCGTCGCTTTGATATCGAAGCAATGGCCGGACACACTTGCAGCTTTACGAAGTTTGCCGCCTTCAGTTTCGGACAAAACGCGAGACAGGATGCGGTCGCCGCCTGTCGCCGGGCGCTCGCCATTGGCTATGACACAATGCTTGGCGCGTCGCGCGCAATTTGGGACAGGCGATGGGCCAATTCCGACGTGCAAATTGACGGTGACGCAGTGGCGCAATTGGGGATGCGGCATAGTATATACAATCTCCTCATCGTTGCGCCGCAAACTGACCGCGCATCGATACCCGCAAGGGGCCTGTCCGGCCAAGTCTATAAGGGCGGAATATTTTGGGACACCGAAATTTTCATGCTGCCGTTCTTCGATCACACGCAACCCGCGTTGTCCGGCGCGCTTGTCCGGTATCGCATCCGGACGCTCGACGGCGCGCGTCGCAAAGCCGCCGAATATGGTTGTCGCGGCGCGTTTTATGCGTGGGAAAGCCAGGACACCGGCGATGACGCCTGCACGCATTTTAATGTCACCGATGTCTTCACGCAGCGTCCGATGCGCACTTATTTTCGCGACAAACAAATCCACGTTAGCGCTGATGTCGCCCTCGCCATTTGGCGCCACTATCACATGACGGGTGACGCTGGTGTTCTCCTCGACGGCGGCGCCGAGGTTATCCTCGAATGCGCCCGCTTCTTTATCTCTTACGCTTGGTATAAGCCTGAAAAAGATCGCTACGAAATCCTCGATGTTGTCGGTCCCGATGAATACCATGAGCGCGTCAACAACAACGCATTCACCAACGTCATGGTGCGAGCGACGCTGCGCATCGCCTTGGATGCGATAAATGCCCTTGGTGAAATCGACGCGTCATTCCAAGCAAAACTCATCAAGCGCCTCGATTATGAGGACGACCTCGTTCGCCTGCGCGACATGATTGATAAATTGCACATGCCCGCGCCCGACAAAGTCACGGGCATCATTCCGCAATTTGACGGCTATCTAAAACTCGAGGATATCGGCGTCGATGAGTTGAAAAAGCGCATCCTTAAACAACATGAATACTGGGGCGGCGGCCACGGTCTTGCAACGACGACACAAGTCATCAAGCAGGCCGACGTCGTCCTGATGCTGCACCTCTTCGGCGATGAGTATGCGGATGAGGTTAAGCGCGCCAATTGGGAATACTACGAATCGCGCTGCGAACATGGCTCCAGTCTCAGCGCATGCGCCCACGCGCTCGTTGCCGCTGCCACGGGCGGCGGGGAGCGGGCGTATGATTATTTTCTCCGCACGGCGACAATAGACCTTACGGGTGAATCAAAACAATTTCTCGGCGCGCACTATATCGGCGGCACGCATCCCGCCGCAAATGGCGGTGCATGGATGGTTGCGGTGCAAGGATTCGCCGGTCTTCGCATTGGGCGTGAGCACATCATTCTCAACCCTTCGCTTCCTAAGAAATGGAGCAAACTGGTGTTCCGCTTCCAGTGGCGATGCCAGTGGTTCTCCGTGTGCATAACGCCCGGGCAGGCCATTATCACCGCCGACAGCGCCAACACTGCCCCCGTTGCATTTTGCGTTGCCGGAAAATGCCGCGCGCTTTCGCCGGGAGAAAAATTATCATGA
- a CDS encoding putative Ig domain-containing protein, with amino-acid sequence MKKTYSKTTPWMCLATFACVCASFAPRAGADPVQAAPSDSFVASTAVGTRWNKEGNDTRTYPDIYKKQYDALADLLIDSGIRHIRDSGTSEDFIKKIQRLADAGVKSIITIAPDAGLRPDSTYWAQEAEYLNSIGPVYNISDFIKKAGRDVVAYVEMNAKLDTRFASTYWRAGDAEPLSNDPASIYYYANYIKAATASTRAALDADPALADIPLVGPAFQMPATESVTEDNSAYLKTGDLSANIDYGNVHRYYYGREPEVASGIYSVGFAKQHGAQVQAPGKGMIATEGGDSTYSAGATQYWPQVVHGRYMPRYFLTHFLSGFSITAAYELVDGNLDRSTAGTSSARDDNFGLIQNNSISLTPKPAYHAIKNVLSVLKDPGAAFEAGSLDYAMTGATADVCSALFQKRNGDFYLCLWLGKSSYDYSSGTVLDNPAQAVTLTLPASIVGARVFTLDDTGAMSAADTPVSGGAVNVSVTDRVTIVRLSAAASGGMPSMPAGVRTASLMPDPPVDSTSKVENPWVPNVQVKWAPVFEADSYTVWRANSATGAFTAVATGVTTTEYNDTDVTDGVIYYYKIATVSGGVESEHTAPVSGVSYKSIIDNRGAVYVGSWNASTSKAFGLAVEPSFYGVDCQFDNSVNASSASFIPNIPIAGKYAVYTTWVANGNRCTEVQMRVTDAEGTHLPDPNNQKRNNGGYNQQRNSNSWMLLGTYDFALGTSGSATIIHETTTIGVVVADAMRFVLVTARPPSGLVATNDENPIVLSWDAVDSASSYTIRRAPTAGGSWTVLAENVTATTYTDTTAAGDTTYYYTVTTLDATGESAPSHPVPGSSRKPVITGALTISGAAGEPLTYQITADYSPTSYDATGLPPGLSVNTANGLITGTLTTSGTFNVTLSASNINGTGTATLVMSIATELLVPEITSDKIVDAYAGEPFSYELTASQQPETLTASPMPPGLSFDPVLNKITGIPTTAGNYSIALTATNRKGTGTATLSLTIQPLRYVPVISGEASATATLGVPFAYQIDANHLPSGYAAEGLPEGLQIDAATGAITGSPTMSGKFTVRLSATNTVGSGQAQLTLTIAPHTEITSVTSTNLTTPASIACDEAGNLYVVDGTVIKKLSQTVPVSDFAIVPQATCVAAGSGTSEVIYVAGSDGKISRVLADGTVVTPPQALDAIHGIAVDAEGTVYVSSGDTILTVSPDGEVTTLVGAGLSAPGGLALNEATGKLYVADTGNNALKEIDIATGEVTAITGFSTPEAVAVDKNGLVYVADTGSDTILVYDAVAGTTTTVIDDTAGLNAPSGIAVDGDGFVYVTDTGNASVQAILASPTPVVALKNLSIGHRLKLTLDGTVRASPGATYQWYKDGEPIATGTSAIYEIRHVEFEDVGTYSVIATNPVGKNRDSMTLSITGHEPPLSNDTTSEGGGGATSWLLLGLLGLLSMLRLRIGRRKW; translated from the coding sequence ATGAAAAAAACATACTCCAAAACCACACCCTGGATGTGTCTCGCAACATTTGCATGCGTTTGCGCAAGCTTCGCCCCCCGGGCCGGCGCGGATCCCGTGCAGGCCGCGCCGTCGGACAGTTTTGTCGCCTCCACCGCTGTTGGCACGCGCTGGAACAAGGAGGGGAACGACACCCGGACATATCCCGATATTTACAAGAAACAATACGATGCGCTGGCCGACCTGCTGATTGACTCGGGCATCAGGCACATTCGCGATAGCGGCACCAGCGAGGACTTCATAAAGAAGATCCAACGCCTTGCCGACGCCGGCGTGAAGAGCATCATCACCATTGCGCCCGACGCGGGCCTCCGCCCCGACTCCACCTACTGGGCCCAGGAGGCGGAATATCTCAATTCAATCGGTCCCGTTTATAATATTAGCGATTTCATAAAAAAGGCCGGCCGCGACGTGGTCGCCTATGTTGAGATGAACGCCAAGCTGGACACTAGATTTGCCTCCACTTACTGGCGCGCCGGCGACGCCGAGCCGCTTTCCAATGATCCGGCGTCAATTTATTATTATGCCAATTATATCAAGGCTGCCACGGCTTCAACACGAGCGGCCTTGGACGCGGATCCGGCTCTGGCGGATATTCCGCTCGTCGGCCCGGCGTTTCAAATGCCGGCAACCGAGTCCGTGACGGAGGACAACTCGGCTTATCTGAAAACGGGCGACTTGAGCGCCAATATTGATTACGGCAACGTTCATCGTTATTATTATGGAAGGGAGCCGGAAGTGGCTTCCGGTATTTACAGCGTTGGTTTCGCCAAGCAGCACGGCGCGCAGGTTCAGGCTCCAGGCAAGGGCATGATCGCCACGGAGGGCGGCGATAGCACGTATAGCGCGGGCGCCACCCAATACTGGCCCCAGGTCGTGCATGGACGCTATATGCCGCGCTATTTCCTCACGCATTTTTTGAGCGGATTCTCCATCACCGCCGCCTATGAGCTTGTGGACGGAAATTTGGACAGGAGCACCGCCGGGACAAGTTCGGCCAGGGATGACAATTTCGGCCTTATACAAAACAACAGCATCTCCCTCACTCCCAAGCCCGCCTACCATGCCATAAAAAACGTCCTTTCCGTGCTGAAGGATCCGGGCGCCGCTTTCGAGGCAGGCTCGCTTGACTATGCAATGACCGGGGCAACCGCCGATGTGTGCTCGGCGCTCTTTCAAAAGCGCAATGGTGATTTTTATCTCTGCTTATGGCTTGGAAAATCCAGCTATGATTATTCGAGTGGCACGGTGTTGGACAACCCGGCGCAGGCGGTCACACTGACCCTGCCCGCCTCCATCGTTGGCGCGCGCGTTTTCACACTTGATGACACCGGTGCGATGAGTGCCGCGGACACACCTGTCAGCGGCGGAGCGGTGAATGTGAGTGTCACCGACCGGGTCACCATTGTGCGCCTGAGTGCCGCGGCTTCGGGCGGCATGCCATCCATGCCCGCCGGGGTGCGCACGGCATCGCTCATGCCCGATCCCCCGGTTGACTCGACCTCAAAGGTGGAAAATCCATGGGTGCCAAATGTGCAGGTCAAGTGGGCTCCTGTGTTTGAGGCGGACTCCTACACTGTGTGGCGCGCCAACTCGGCCACGGGCGCGTTCACCGCTGTCGCGACTGGAGTCACGACAACCGAATACAATGACACTGATGTCACGGACGGCGTTATATACTATTATAAAATCGCGACTGTCTCAGGCGGCGTTGAAAGCGAGCATACCGCGCCTGTTTCCGGCGTCTCATACAAATCTATCATTGATAATCGCGGAGCCGTGTATGTCGGTTCCTGGAATGCCTCGACCTCAAAGGCGTTCGGGCTGGCCGTGGAACCCAGCTTTTATGGAGTCGACTGCCAGTTTGACAATAGCGTAAACGCGTCGAGCGCTTCGTTCATCCCCAACATTCCCATTGCCGGCAAGTATGCCGTTTATACAACTTGGGTTGCGAACGGCAACCGTTGCACTGAGGTGCAAATGCGGGTGACGGATGCGGAAGGCACGCATCTCCCGGATCCAAACAACCAGAAGCGGAACAATGGCGGCTACAACCAGCAACGAAACAGCAATTCGTGGATGCTGCTCGGCACGTATGATTTTGCATTGGGGACATCCGGCTCCGCCACCATTATACACGAGACCACTACCATCGGCGTGGTTGTTGCCGATGCCATGCGCTTTGTGCTGGTGACGGCCCGCCCGCCTTCCGGCCTGGTTGCCACGAACGACGAGAATCCAATAGTCCTTTCCTGGGATGCCGTTGACAGCGCGAGCAGCTACACGATTCGCCGCGCGCCAACGGCTGGCGGCTCGTGGACGGTGCTCGCCGAAAATGTCACCGCGACAACATACACGGACACGACAGCCGCCGGTGACACCACTTATTATTATACAGTCACAACGCTGGATGCCACGGGAGAGAGCGCGCCGAGCCATCCCGTTCCGGGCTCAAGCAGGAAGCCAGTGATTACCGGCGCGCTTACGATAAGCGGCGCGGCGGGCGAACCGCTCACATACCAAATCACAGCCGACTATTCCCCGACCAGCTATGACGCCACCGGCCTGCCACCGGGATTGAGCGTAAACACGGCGAACGGCTTGATCACCGGCACGCTCACGACATCCGGCACCTTCAATGTCACGCTCTCGGCGAGCAACATCAACGGCACCGGCACCGCAACACTCGTGATGAGCATTGCCACGGAATTGCTCGTGCCGGAGATCACCAGCGACAAAATCGTGGACGCCTATGCCGGCGAGCCATTTTCATACGAGCTGACGGCGAGCCAGCAGCCCGAGACGCTCACCGCCTCGCCGATGCCGCCGGGATTGTCCTTTGATCCCGTGCTCAATAAAATCACCGGCATTCCGACGACTGCCGGCAATTACAGCATCGCATTGACCGCGACAAACCGCAAGGGCACCGGCACCGCCACGCTGTCGCTCACCATCCAGCCGTTGCGGTATGTGCCCGTGATATCCGGCGAGGCTTCCGCAACCGCGACCTTGGGCGTGCCGTTTGCGTATCAAATTGACGCAAACCACCTCCCGTCGGGCTACGCCGCGGAAGGATTGCCGGAGGGGCTGCAAATTGACGCGGCGACTGGCGCGATTACCGGTTCGCCGACCATGAGCGGTAAATTCACCGTCAGGCTTTCGGCGACAAATACCGTCGGTTCCGGGCAGGCGCAACTCACGCTCACAATAGCCCCGCACACCGAAATAACCAGCGTTACCTCCACGAACCTGACTACGCCGGCCTCCATTGCCTGCGACGAGGCGGGCAACCTTTATGTGGTGGACGGCACTGTTATCAAAAAACTATCGCAGACTGTTCCTGTTTCGGATTTCGCCATTGTTCCCCAAGCCACTTGTGTCGCGGCGGGCTCCGGCACGTCAGAAGTGATCTATGTCGCCGGCAGTGACGGAAAAATATCAAGGGTGCTTGCCGACGGCACGGTGGTCACGCCTCCGCAGGCTCTCGACGCCATTCACGGCATCGCAGTTGACGCGGAAGGCACGGTTTATGTTTCCAGCGGCGACACCATCCTGACAGTTTCCCCCGACGGCGAGGTTACCACGCTGGTTGGCGCGGGACTCAGCGCGCCCGGCGGCCTCGCGCTTAACGAGGCGACGGGAAAACTCTACGTCGCCGACACGGGAAACAACGCGCTCAAGGAAATTGATATCGCGACTGGCGAAGTGACCGCCATCACTGGATTCAGCACGCCCGAGGCGGTTGCGGTTGATAAAAACGGGCTCGTTTACGTGGCGGACACCGGAAGCGACACAATCCTCGTTTACGACGCGGTCGCCGGCACGACGACCACGGTCATAGACGACACCGCCGGACTCAACGCGCCTTCCGGCATCGCTGTTGATGGCGATGGATTTGTTTATGTGACCGACACCGGCAACGCGTCGGTGCAAGCCATACTCGCCAGCCCCACGCCTGTCGTCGCACTCAAAAACCTGTCGATCGGACATCGCCTGAAGCTCACGCTCGACGGCACCGTGCGCGCCTCGCCGGGCGCCACCTACCAATGGTATAAGGACGGCGAGCCGATAGCCACGGGCACAAGTGCGATTTACGAAATCCGCCATGTTGAATTTGAGGATGTCGGCACTTACTCCGTCATCGCGACCAACCCTGTTGGGAAAAACCGGGATAGCATGACTCTGTCCATCACCGGTCACGAGCCGCCCTTGTCAAACGACACGACCAGTGAGGGCGGCGGTGGAGCGACGAGCTGGCTGCTTCTTGGGTTGCTTGGCTTGCTATCGATGCTTCGTCTTCGGATCGGCCGGCGCAAGTGGTGA
- a CDS encoding FAD-dependent oxidoreductase, producing MPGNNTHIYTRSIPVDGDYDLVVAGGGPGGVGAALSAARLGARVLLLEATGCLGGMGTSALVAAWSDTADGERMLAGGIAAELLEEMHARGCFKPGIHPDRWRRDLHGGVAFNPEGLKIVLDDYCAKAGVEVRFFTRLIDVDHDNKKLNGVVVNNIEGNKYVRARTFVDGTGDAVLANLCGVACREAGRDTPWIMAPTLCALQSGIDTEKFDAGKQQDAVFKAIADGFFTQNDRHVPGLFVNGRDTAIMNAGHIFNTNALNCRSLSQAMATGRKFAREYAEFFRKYLPGCENMQLIATGSLLGVRESRRIVGEYELNYEDFSARREFPDQIAIYNKSVDVHVHDCSDEQWERYTNEFLRMDRPAKGEYYGLPYGILVPAGGWENLWVAGRCNSSDIKVHGAIRDQPACIMMGEAAGAAAVQSLKTGQPACDLDTETLVGTLRAQHCVLPQKSLSRQMTRSARA from the coding sequence ATGCCGGGCAATAACACACATATATATACTCGGAGCATCCCCGTGGATGGCGATTATGATCTTGTGGTCGCCGGAGGCGGGCCGGGCGGTGTGGGCGCGGCGTTGAGCGCCGCGAGACTTGGCGCCAGAGTGCTATTGCTGGAGGCGACGGGATGCCTCGGGGGCATGGGCACATCCGCCTTGGTTGCGGCGTGGTCGGACACGGCGGATGGAGAACGCATGCTGGCCGGAGGCATTGCCGCCGAGCTCTTGGAAGAGATGCACGCGCGCGGGTGTTTCAAGCCGGGCATCCATCCCGACAGATGGCGGCGGGACTTGCATGGCGGCGTGGCCTTTAATCCGGAGGGGCTTAAAATCGTTTTGGATGACTATTGCGCCAAGGCCGGAGTGGAGGTGCGCTTCTTCACCAGACTAATCGATGTCGATCATGATAATAAAAAATTAAACGGAGTTGTTGTAAACAACATAGAAGGCAATAAATACGTGCGCGCCCGGACGTTTGTTGATGGCACGGGTGACGCCGTGCTGGCAAATCTTTGCGGGGTTGCCTGCCGCGAGGCCGGGCGCGACACCCCGTGGATAATGGCTCCGACACTTTGCGCCCTTCAGTCGGGGATTGATACGGAAAAATTTGACGCGGGTAAGCAACAGGATGCGGTGTTCAAGGCCATTGCGGATGGATTTTTCACACAAAACGACCGGCACGTTCCGGGACTGTTTGTGAACGGCCGCGACACCGCGATCATGAACGCCGGGCATATTTTTAATACAAACGCGCTGAACTGTCGCAGCCTGAGCCAGGCGATGGCGACGGGGCGCAAATTTGCAAGGGAGTATGCCGAGTTCTTTCGCAAATACCTGCCCGGTTGCGAAAACATGCAACTAATCGCCACAGGTTCCCTGCTGGGCGTGCGCGAGTCCCGGCGAATCGTGGGTGAATATGAATTGAATTACGAAGACTTCTCCGCCCGGCGCGAATTTCCCGACCAGATTGCCATTTATAATAAGTCGGTTGATGTGCACGTGCATGATTGCTCCGACGAACAATGGGAGCGCTATACTAATGAGTTCCTGCGCATGGACCGCCCGGCCAAGGGGGAATACTACGGCCTGCCCTATGGTATTTTGGTGCCGGCGGGCGGCTGGGAAAACTTGTGGGTGGCGGGGCGTTGCAACTCAAGTGACATCAAGGTGCATGGCGCCATACGCGACCAGCCCGCGTGCATCATGATGGGGGAAGCCGCGGGCGCCGCAGCCGTTCAATCTTTAAAAACGGGGCAGCCAGCCTGCGATCTCGACACGGAAACACTGGTTGGAACCTTGCGCGCGCAACACTGCGTGCTTCCCCAAAAATCACTCTCACGTCAAATGACGCGGTCCGCCAGAGCATGA
- a CDS encoding alpha-mannosidase, giving the protein MLTKSFLTQLIPPRIGEVLRRLQADIWTEVEGDIVVRQTESSMDYRRIDELADADFSLAPEGRFFWGPKYAQRWFRLELPEVAGSGGVYLHWRDQAEATAYRDGVPVAGIDLAHPYCPLGKGARALWIESVCIRSGIWLDGNALALAEDGSEYEPPRLLRRNDLAWSLYHDLRVLLDIMEADMADTQPGLKKSLTDPVRHTPSFQRATPLFRRWCMRLDDAIDVFDAEGPEAFQKQLAAIYCDFPADPQSLRAVLTGHAHIDLVWLWPERVGEFKAVHTWATQVRLLGEYPEYKFGYSQPASYEAVERKTPALYNRVRELIGEGRWEATGASYVESDTQLPCGEALLRSLRLGQRRFIKLRGEPARVFWLPDVFGYSGCVPQLLKAVGVTGFFTCKLSWSTINRFPHTSFRWRGFDGSEVTSHIVRLHDYNESVGLRNLREDSLQHQQAAVHPEYLVPTGYGDGGGGPTEEMCERARRLANLAGSPRTGWGGIEEFFQRLDAVKDRLPVAAGELMLELHRGIFTTHGRMKAAFRALERALQTQEAVYAAGGAGPVPEHAWERLIFAQFHDCIPGSSIWEVYAETIPELEKLGADAMSDAVAKLGGTEGADRKPCLFNPLPLPRVWRDESEYYSIPPLSGAPFSSLDRLEVDRPEASSLQLKNRRVRAAFSNDGRINTLIVDDREVSLVPGPVLRGYFDHPATNDAWDLDRPSLVAGVTPERTSKQPVIEQTETSASISFEYTLRSSHIIIKYLLHGHESVLRIVYDIDWREPQMCLKGLFPTGYLGKQVRYGTPYGSVLRSQSPGYEREEAAWEVSASRWLVVMDDAQREGLFVVAEAKYGVTVSEGCVGVSLLRSALVTEADFHPKIRSLQDRPRFSDMHRHEISLAIGRFDCELPATEQPAALADLLFTPCLNYSGNPVSGGFLGVEEAPTLLPAWCEPLGKGWALRMHETDGRRGVASLKIAPGWRAAICDVDKEPDRAALTAEILNVPYEPYKIITICFQRDAGQ; this is encoded by the coding sequence ATGCTTACTAAATCATTTCTAACCCAGTTAATCCCACCAAGAATCGGCGAAGTCCTGCGTCGATTGCAGGCTGATATTTGGACCGAGGTGGAGGGTGACATTGTTGTGCGCCAAACGGAAAGCAGCATGGACTACCGGCGCATTGACGAGCTGGCGGACGCGGATTTTTCATTGGCGCCCGAAGGCAGGTTTTTCTGGGGGCCGAAATATGCGCAACGATGGTTTCGCCTTGAACTTCCGGAGGTTGCGGGAAGTGGCGGTGTGTATTTGCACTGGCGGGACCAGGCGGAGGCGACCGCATACAGAGACGGCGTTCCAGTGGCCGGGATCGACCTGGCGCATCCCTATTGTCCGTTGGGTAAGGGCGCGCGCGCACTTTGGATCGAGTCGGTGTGCATTCGCTCGGGCATATGGCTTGACGGAAACGCGCTGGCGCTGGCCGAAGACGGGAGCGAATACGAGCCCCCGCGCCTGTTGCGGCGGAACGATCTGGCGTGGTCGCTTTACCATGATCTTCGCGTGCTGCTGGACATCATGGAGGCTGACATGGCGGACACTCAACCGGGATTGAAAAAATCGCTGACCGATCCCGTCCGGCACACTCCCTCGTTTCAGCGGGCCACGCCATTGTTCAGGCGCTGGTGCATGCGCTTGGATGACGCAATCGATGTGTTTGATGCGGAGGGGCCGGAGGCGTTCCAGAAACAACTGGCCGCGATCTATTGCGATTTTCCCGCCGATCCACAATCACTGCGGGCGGTTTTGACGGGGCACGCGCATATCGATCTTGTGTGGCTCTGGCCGGAGCGCGTGGGTGAATTCAAGGCGGTGCATACATGGGCGACGCAAGTGCGTTTGCTGGGCGAGTATCCGGAATATAAATTTGGCTATTCGCAGCCCGCCAGCTACGAAGCGGTGGAGCGGAAGACCCCGGCATTATATAATCGCGTGCGCGAGCTCATCGGTGAGGGGCGGTGGGAGGCTACCGGCGCGAGTTATGTCGAGAGCGACACGCAGCTTCCCTGTGGAGAGGCGCTTTTGCGCAGTTTGCGTTTGGGGCAGAGACGATTTATAAAACTCCGCGGCGAGCCGGCGCGGGTGTTCTGGCTTCCGGATGTTTTTGGATACAGCGGTTGCGTGCCGCAGCTTCTCAAGGCGGTCGGGGTGACGGGATTCTTTACGTGCAAACTTTCGTGGAGCACGATCAATCGGTTTCCGCACACCAGTTTTCGCTGGCGCGGATTTGACGGGAGCGAGGTGACTTCGCACATAGTGAGGTTGCATGATTATAATGAATCGGTGGGGCTCCGAAATTTGCGCGAGGACTCGCTTCAACACCAACAGGCGGCCGTGCATCCGGAGTATCTGGTTCCGACCGGCTATGGAGACGGTGGCGGCGGCCCGACGGAGGAGATGTGCGAGCGGGCGCGGCGGCTTGCCAATCTCGCCGGTTCTCCCCGGACAGGGTGGGGTGGCATTGAGGAATTTTTCCAGCGTCTCGACGCGGTCAAGGATCGCCTGCCTGTCGCCGCGGGCGAGTTGATGCTGGAGCTTCATCGCGGGATTTTCACGACGCACGGGCGCATGAAGGCGGCGTTTCGCGCGCTTGAAAGAGCCTTGCAGACGCAGGAGGCGGTTTATGCGGCGGGCGGAGCGGGGCCGGTTCCCGAGCATGCGTGGGAACGCCTGATATTCGCTCAATTTCACGATTGCATACCCGGCAGCTCGATATGGGAGGTTTACGCCGAGACGATACCGGAGCTGGAAAAACTGGGGGCGGACGCGATGTCCGACGCCGTTGCTAAACTGGGCGGGACGGAAGGTGCTGACAGGAAGCCGTGTTTGTTTAATCCGCTTCCGCTCCCGCGCGTTTGGCGGGACGAATCCGAATATTATTCGATTCCTCCCTTGAGCGGGGCTCCGTTCTCCTCGTTGGACAGGCTTGAGGTTGACCGTCCCGAGGCATCATCCCTCCAACTCAAAAACCGGAGGGTGCGCGCCGCGTTTTCCAATGATGGCCGTATAAATACCCTGATTGTGGACGACCGCGAGGTTTCGCTCGTCCCGGGCCCGGTGTTGCGCGGGTATTTCGATCACCCCGCGACAAATGACGCATGGGATTTGGATCGTCCCTCGCTCGTCGCTGGCGTGACGCCGGAGCGCACCTCGAAACAGCCCGTGATTGAGCAAACAGAAACGTCGGCATCCATCTCCTTTGAATATACACTCAGGTCGAGCCACATAATAATAAAGTATTTATTGCACGGGCATGAGTCGGTTTTGCGCATAGTGTATGATATTGACTGGCGCGAGCCCCAGATGTGTCTGAAGGGACTGTTTCCCACGGGCTATCTTGGCAAACAGGTTCGGTATGGAACGCCATACGGCAGTGTCTTGCGCAGCCAGTCGCCCGGCTATGAACGGGAGGAGGCGGCATGGGAGGTGTCAGCCAGTCGCTGGTTGGTGGTCATGGACGATGCGCAACGCGAGGGGCTCTTTGTTGTGGCCGAGGCAAAATACGGCGTCACTGTGAGCGAGGGTTGCGTGGGCGTGAGTCTGTTGCGGAGCGCGCTTGTGACTGAGGCGGATTTTCATCCAAAGATTAGAAGCCTTCAGGATCGGCCCCGTTTTTCCGACATGCACCGCCACGAGATATCGCTGGCGATCGGCCGTTTCGATTGCGAATTGCCTGCAACCGAACAGCCGGCAGCACTGGCGGATCTGCTGTTCACACCATGCCTGAATTATTCAGGAAATCCGGTGAGCGGAGGTTTTCTTGGCGTTGAAGAGGCTCCCACACTTTTGCCCGCCTGGTGCGAACCCTTGGGCAAGGGATGGGCCTTGCGCATGCACGAAACCGACGGTCGTCGCGGGGTTGCCTCGCTGAAAATCGCGCCAGGGTGGCGCGCGGCGATCTGCGATGTGGACAAGGAGCCCGACCGCGCGGCGTTGACCGCCGAAATACTGAACGTTCCGTATGAACCCTATAAAATAATAACAATTTGTTTCCAACGTGATGCCGGGCAATAA